From Peromyscus eremicus chromosome 3, PerEre_H2_v1, whole genome shotgun sequence, one genomic window encodes:
- the Gadd45a gene encoding growth arrest and DNA damage-inducible protein GADD45 alpha, translating into MTLEEFSAAEQKTERMDTVGDALEEVLSKARSQRTITVGVYEAAKLLNVDPDNVVLCLLAADEDDDRDVALQIHFTLIQAFCCENDINILRVSNPGRLAELLLLETDAGPAESGGAAQPPDLHCVLVTNPHSSQWKDPALSQLICFCRESRYMDQWVPVINLPER; encoded by the exons ATGACTTTGGAGGAATTCTCGGCTGCAGAGCAGAAGACCGAAAG GATGGACACGGTGGGAGATGCCCTGGAGGAAGTGCTCAGCAAGGCGCGGAGTCAGCGCACCATCACCGTCGGCGTGTACGAGGCCGCCAAGCTGCTCAATGT TGACCCCGACAACGTGGTACTGTGCCTGCTGGCTGCGGACGAGGACGACGACAGGGACGTGGCTCTGCAGATCCATTTCACCCTCATCCAGGCGTTCTGCTGCGAGAACGACATCAACATCCTGCGGGTCAGCAACCCCGGCCGGCtagctgagctgctgctgctggagaccGACGCGGGCCCGGCAGAGAGCGGGGGCGCCGCGCAGCCCCCTGACCTGCACTGCGTGCTGGTGACG aacccacattcaTCACAATGGAAGGATCCTGCCTTAAGTCAACTTATTTGCTTTTGCCGGGAAAGTCGCTACATGGATCAGTGGGTTCCAGTGATTAATCTCCCCGAACGGTGA